A single Candidatus Poribacteria bacterium DNA region contains:
- a CDS encoding molybdopterin-dependent oxidoreductase has protein sequence MSEYAVLGKRVTRVDALEKVTGAAQYGGDVHLPGMLHGKFVRSEHPHAKILNIDTSEAEKLPGVRAIVTQDDVESGRRVFATDKVLYLGEPIAAVAATDPDIAEEAADLIEIDYEVLPAVQDVMEAIQPDAPRLHSDDTKDGPARRAIRADLRKLERDKSQDHSAEIAELNAQLEALEEDVYYNISAETHSAAGDVEQGFAESDLVVEDTYVIPRVHQTYMEPHVSVADVESTGKVTVWASTQGPFAIRSGIAGTLGIPLNQINVVATTMGGGFGGRFGVALTHVPAVLLSQKTGRPVKIQMTREEEFTDGRPAPGCVIKLKTGVKNDGTILAREGLAFWDSGSVSGASIGSTIRLRGVYKFPHLKVDAYGVYTNKSGTAAYRAPGTPQVAFAGESQLDDIARKLNLDPVEFRLKNMRVEGDPVPAGPNEPKVGYKETLQAVADAVDWKNRTKGPNQGWGVAIGDWTNGCGPGGMFVSIHEDGSARIFHGSMDITGTDTALAQIVAEILTLPYEEVTISRGDTNSAPYATGSGGSVVTFTMGNTAKLAAEDTRRRLLELAAERLNTDVESLELKDGKVATIEADPPKSIGFGELAAYSLSTTGGPIVGKGSFARKPSTPALAAQIAKVEIDPETGRIKVLKMAASQDVGFAINPMAVEGQIEGGAVQGYAWATMEEMQYNEEGNVNPGFVDYRVPTTADLPTVESVIVEVEAPDGPFGAKGVGEPPITPTLATMANAVADAVGIRITELPMKPEKVVDALHGNGK, from the coding sequence ATGTCAGAATATGCAGTTCTTGGCAAAAGAGTAACGAGAGTTGATGCCCTAGAGAAAGTTACAGGTGCAGCACAGTATGGAGGTGATGTCCACCTACCCGGTATGCTTCACGGTAAGTTTGTTCGGAGCGAACACCCACACGCAAAGATCCTGAATATTGATACGAGCGAAGCAGAAAAATTACCCGGTGTACGAGCAATTGTCACCCAAGACGATGTCGAGAGCGGACGACGGGTTTTTGCTACTGACAAAGTCCTGTACCTCGGTGAACCGATTGCAGCTGTCGCAGCAACGGATCCGGACATCGCAGAAGAAGCTGCGGATCTAATCGAAATCGATTACGAAGTGCTCCCCGCCGTTCAGGATGTGATGGAAGCTATTCAGCCGGACGCACCACGCCTGCACAGCGATGATACGAAAGATGGACCCGCCCGTCGAGCGATTAGAGCCGACCTGAGAAAGTTGGAGCGAGACAAGTCGCAAGACCACAGCGCGGAGATCGCTGAGTTAAACGCACAGTTGGAAGCCCTTGAGGAGGATGTCTATTACAATATTTCTGCCGAAACGCACTCCGCCGCCGGCGATGTGGAACAAGGCTTCGCCGAATCAGATCTGGTTGTGGAAGATACCTACGTGATTCCACGAGTTCACCAGACCTACATGGAGCCGCACGTCTCCGTCGCTGATGTCGAGTCCACCGGGAAAGTGACAGTCTGGGCAAGCACCCAAGGTCCCTTTGCTATCCGTTCCGGCATTGCCGGCACGCTTGGCATTCCGCTCAATCAGATTAATGTCGTCGCGACGACGATGGGCGGTGGATTCGGTGGACGTTTTGGCGTTGCGTTGACGCATGTCCCCGCTGTTCTCCTCTCCCAAAAAACAGGTCGTCCGGTGAAGATTCAGATGACCCGCGAAGAGGAGTTTACAGACGGTCGTCCGGCACCGGGATGTGTGATTAAGTTGAAAACCGGTGTGAAGAACGATGGCACAATCCTCGCCCGTGAAGGACTGGCTTTCTGGGATTCCGGTTCCGTATCAGGAGCCTCAATCGGCAGTACCATCCGCCTGCGTGGCGTCTATAAGTTCCCACACCTAAAGGTTGATGCGTATGGTGTCTACACAAACAAGTCTGGCACCGCCGCCTACCGTGCACCGGGAACGCCGCAAGTCGCTTTCGCCGGTGAGTCCCAACTCGACGATATCGCCCGTAAACTCAACCTAGATCCGGTTGAATTTCGCCTCAAAAATATGCGGGTTGAAGGTGATCCTGTGCCTGCGGGACCCAACGAGCCCAAGGTTGGTTATAAGGAAACCCTCCAAGCGGTCGCCGATGCGGTGGATTGGAAGAACCGCACGAAAGGACCCAATCAAGGGTGGGGTGTGGCAATCGGCGATTGGACAAATGGCTGTGGACCCGGTGGGATGTTCGTCTCTATCCATGAAGATGGAAGTGCGCGAATCTTCCACGGATCGATGGATATCACCGGCACAGATACGGCACTTGCCCAAATTGTCGCTGAAATCCTGACCCTTCCCTATGAGGAGGTCACAATCTCACGCGGTGACACCAATTCAGCGCCCTATGCCACAGGTTCCGGCGGCAGTGTCGTCACTTTCACAATGGGCAATACCGCTAAGCTCGCTGCAGAGGATACACGGAGACGCCTCCTTGAACTCGCCGCTGAACGGTTGAACACCGATGTCGAATCCCTCGAACTCAAAGATGGTAAGGTTGCAACTATCGAGGCTGATCCGCCGAAGTCAATCGGATTCGGTGAACTGGCCGCATACAGCCTCTCAACAACGGGTGGCCCCATCGTCGGCAAAGGTTCTTTTGCACGGAAGCCTTCCACACCTGCCCTCGCCGCACAGATCGCTAAGGTCGAGATTGATCCAGAGACCGGCAGAATCAAGGTGCTGAAGATGGCAGCCTCACAGGATGTCGGTTTCGCTATCAACCCGATGGCAGTTGAGGGACAAATTGAGGGTGGCGCAGTACAAGGCTACGCTTGGGCGACCATGGAGGAGATGCAGTATAACGAGGAAGGCAACGTGAATCCGGGATTCGTCGATTATCGCGTGCCTACCACCGCGGATCTCCCCACCGTTGAGTCCGTTATCGTTGAAGTAGAAGCGCCCGACGGACCATTCGGTGCAAAGGGTGTCGGTGAACCGCCGATCACCCCAACGCTTGCAACGATGGCAAATGCCGTTGCCGACGCGGTTGGCATCCGGATCACGGAACTCCCAATGAAGCCGGAAAAGGTTGTCGATGCGCTGCACGGTAACGGGAAGTAG
- a CDS encoding transposase — protein sequence MASRRRFTPQFKAEVVIEALMGQSSQAELCRKHNLSADQLSKWKHQLVDNAATLFESTDKHANDSSERIAQLEQLVGRLTIALDIQKKASTWLN from the coding sequence ATGGCAAGCCGGAGAAGATTCACCCCTCAATTTAAGGCAGAAGTGGTTATAGAAGCACTTATGGGTCAAAGTTCGCAAGCGGAACTGTGTCGCAAACACAATCTCAGTGCTGACCAACTGTCGAAGTGGAAACACCAGTTGGTTGACAACGCGGCGACGTTGTTTGAATCCACTGATAAGCACGCTAACGACTCTAGCGAACGGATTGCTCAACTGGAACAGCTGGTCGGGCGGTTGACCATAGCGTTAGACATCCAAAAAAAAGCCTCGACTTGGCTCAATTGA
- a CDS encoding IS3 family transposase, with protein sequence MAQLNRAQKQQMVEALQPEYSVRQICDALDLHRSSLYYQPKTDPFEQPLRTEIEKLATRYPTYGYRRITQLLVRMGYTVGSTRVGRLMREQNLSVAIKRACQTTQSVAGLGQWVNRIENLDICRRNQVWGGDITYVRLKGQFIYVAVLMDVFTRMVRGWQVSRQLTQPLTLRPLQHALSQSVPEIHHSDQGVQYLSTAYVSTLISHGIEISLAHRGCPWDNGYAERLIRTLKEEEVHLNEYEDIIDARERIGHFILQVYNHKRPHSALGYLTPVEFDKQLLV encoded by the coding sequence TTGGCTCAATTGAACCGGGCACAAAAGCAACAGATGGTAGAGGCGTTGCAGCCTGAATACTCGGTTCGACAAATTTGTGACGCCCTCGACTTGCATCGGAGCAGTCTCTATTATCAACCGAAAACGGACCCTTTTGAACAACCGCTACGGACTGAGATAGAAAAACTCGCAACTCGTTATCCAACCTATGGCTATAGGCGTATCACCCAGTTGCTGGTACGTATGGGATATACGGTTGGCTCCACCCGGGTCGGGCGATTGATGAGAGAACAGAATCTTTCGGTCGCCATCAAACGTGCGTGTCAAACCACCCAATCGGTTGCGGGTTTGGGTCAATGGGTTAATCGGATTGAGAACCTTGACATCTGTCGGCGTAATCAGGTTTGGGGTGGCGATATTACCTATGTCCGACTGAAGGGGCAATTCATCTATGTTGCGGTGTTAATGGATGTGTTCACTCGAATGGTAAGAGGCTGGCAGGTGAGCCGACAGTTGACACAACCGCTCACCTTGAGACCCTTACAACACGCATTAAGCCAAAGTGTTCCAGAGATTCACCACAGCGACCAGGGCGTTCAGTACCTTTCTACCGCTTATGTTTCGACGCTCATCAGTCATGGGATTGAGATTTCGTTAGCCCATAGAGGATGCCCCTGGGACAACGGCTACGCCGAAAGACTCATACGAACCCTCAAAGAGGAAGAGGTCCATCTTAATGAGTACGAGGACATTATTGACGCCAGAGAACGAATTGGGCATTTTATTCTACAGGTGTATAATCACAAAAGACCCCATTCAGCGTTAGGCTATTTAACGCCCGTTGAATTTGACAAACAACTCTTGGTTTAA
- a CDS encoding PKD domain-containing protein, translating to MDFQYVATRVILLLVIGVLSISILLFGCGDDKNPLKIETLAEPVRPTPTMNKEERTGFLDLSTSNIEAKDLKVVTLAGESDLDQDGKFSVLAPEAEKPQLLFFNSRSTDKPIYIGVYNPATQKVEANETSTALALTLINPYLIFTNAEQRQEYLQAVRQNPRFEELVSLLQDAYRTEATTALDYDSNPIVFQVVVQLMKETMESLSVQAAPSGAAFTLGDPPYIEDANGDNVVFMNPRHVFYTAGVYPNAGNRLQDIVTINRKEQIWEYQWGWPPIALSKSEETTYSLGDGYFHLYLTRGFDFSDFSSFLDMSTPDGLATVYNGGRAILYIVEILIGKLPLPPITGLPAYLNISWEDYWNLSNSFTKRDAEGFIAAFCNLLVNNSEGIAYWIWQETANEGAHQFIKTAAGLLKNVAVVLKLLAFVNEEGPFIWDLVTAPKTVSYYVTQQNGEIIDTEENRSPQAEFTFDPPAGIVGTIFSFDASSTADNEDDVIALEFRWDWETDGTWDTDWQQKPSATHIYEESGSYTVTLEVKDTQGLIGSISHILSVGGGAGTATHIKLFRDNLPWDSNAMVVALVELGFTEGKGANTYEIIDSVQMGTVPLIPGEDLVIISNDQGQNYYNNYAASQIRFTNFVYTGGSMFWGACDQGWAEGSILNAGITLPGNIKITHEPDHNNLVAQPDLPLVKGLPETLTGNRASHENFRDLPEGTIVYCRDTTESATLIEFNLGGGWMIVTGQPLEWGYDRREDFSIGRLLPRVISHFTGRDIPAAPAAISTVHRSNITLLNKPSHITAKGLLSTTWGEVKGR from the coding sequence ATGGATTTTCAATACGTGGCAACTCGGGTTATATTATTATTGGTTATAGGCGTGTTATCTATTTCCATCTTGCTTTTTGGGTGCGGAGACGATAAAAATCCATTAAAGATTGAAACTCTAGCAGAACCAGTCCGCCCAACTCCAACGATGAATAAGGAGGAACGAACAGGTTTTCTTGACTTATCAACTTCCAATATAGAAGCAAAAGATTTGAAAGTGGTAACTTTGGCCGGAGAATCAGATTTGGATCAAGATGGGAAATTCTCGGTCCTGGCCCCTGAAGCAGAAAAACCCCAGCTCCTCTTTTTTAATTCACGTTCCACTGACAAACCAATATATATCGGTGTGTATAATCCTGCTACACAAAAGGTAGAAGCTAACGAGACGTCTACTGCTTTAGCCTTGACACTTATAAATCCTTATCTGATTTTCACTAATGCTGAGCAACGACAGGAATATCTACAAGCTGTCCGTCAGAATCCTCGTTTTGAGGAATTGGTATCCTTACTACAAGATGCCTATCGAACTGAGGCGACAACTGCCCTTGATTATGATAGCAACCCTATCGTATTCCAAGTGGTGGTTCAGCTCATGAAAGAAACAATGGAATCCCTCAGTGTTCAGGCAGCCCCCTCCGGGGCTGCATTCACTCTAGGCGATCCGCCGTATATAGAAGATGCGAACGGAGACAATGTTGTTTTTATGAATCCTCGTCACGTTTTCTATACTGCTGGTGTCTATCCTAATGCTGGAAACCGGTTACAGGATATTGTTACTATTAACCGGAAAGAACAGATATGGGAATACCAATGGGGATGGCCACCTATTGCCTTGTCTAAGTCAGAAGAAACAACCTATTCATTAGGCGATGGATATTTTCATTTATATCTCACCAGGGGATTTGACTTTTCAGATTTTAGTTCGTTTCTTGATATGAGCACCCCAGATGGGCTAGCCACGGTTTATAACGGCGGAAGAGCTATTCTATACATTGTAGAAATTCTCATTGGAAAATTGCCACTCCCTCCTATAACAGGCTTGCCAGCATACCTAAACATCTCTTGGGAAGATTATTGGAATCTATCCAACAGTTTTACAAAGCGGGATGCGGAAGGATTTATTGCGGCCTTTTGTAATTTACTTGTAAACAATTCTGAAGGAATTGCTTACTGGATCTGGCAAGAAACTGCGAATGAAGGTGCACACCAATTTATCAAAACTGCTGCGGGATTGTTAAAGAATGTTGCGGTTGTTCTTAAATTACTTGCGTTTGTAAACGAGGAAGGACCCTTTATATGGGATCTGGTTACCGCGCCCAAGACAGTCAGTTATTATGTGACCCAGCAGAATGGAGAGATTATTGATACGGAAGAAAATAGATCGCCTCAGGCAGAATTTACCTTTGATCCGCCTGCTGGGATCGTGGGAACAATCTTCAGCTTTGATGCCTCTTCTACCGCTGATAACGAGGATGATGTTATTGCGCTTGAATTTCGATGGGATTGGGAAACGGACGGCACATGGGACACTGATTGGCAACAGAAACCATCTGCAACGCATATATATGAAGAAAGCGGTTCTTACACAGTAACCCTTGAGGTTAAAGATACCCAGGGGTTAATTGGATCGATTTCTCACATCTTGAGCGTGGGTGGAGGAGCCGGCACCGCAACACACATCAAGCTATTTAGAGATAACCTCCCCTGGGACAGTAATGCAATGGTCGTCGCACTTGTGGAACTTGGGTTTACCGAAGGTAAAGGTGCTAATACCTATGAAATTATTGATTCAGTCCAAATGGGCACGGTACCTCTGATCCCGGGTGAGGATCTCGTTATTATTTCTAATGATCAGGGCCAGAACTACTATAACAACTATGCTGCCAGTCAAATCCGTTTTACAAATTTTGTCTACACAGGTGGTTCAATGTTTTGGGGAGCTTGTGATCAGGGATGGGCAGAAGGTTCAATTTTAAACGCAGGGATTACATTGCCGGGCAATATCAAGATAACCCATGAACCTGATCACAACAACTTAGTTGCACAACCGGATCTTCCTTTGGTAAAAGGTTTGCCAGAAACGCTCACAGGCAACCGTGCCAGTCATGAGAACTTCAGGGACCTTCCCGAAGGGACGATAGTCTACTGCCGAGATACTACGGAGAGTGCAACGCTGATTGAATTCAATCTAGGAGGAGGTTGGATGATTGTTACAGGTCAGCCGCTTGAGTGGGGATATGATCGCCGTGAAGACTT